GCCAGGTCGGGTCACAGCTCAGAGACCTGGGTCCTGTATACTTGATAGGCCCCGGAGGGCTGGGCTTGCCAGGATGGCGCCCCAGGCCTCTCTGTGCCCTTGGGTGCTGACTCCCATCCAACATCCCATCTCCCCAGAGGTGGGCAGGAAGACTGGCACTTACATGACACCGGGCTTGGAGCACTGGCTGCTGGTCTCAAAATAGGCAGCTACGAATTTGCGAGGAAGCTGCCAGGCGGTGTAGGAGAAGCAACAGGCCGTTAGGGTGTCAGCCTCAACTGTGGAGGAGGGGACAGAATGAGGCTGAGTCATAGTTCAGAAGGGGATGAGGAAGACTCGGAAGGAGAGAGACAGCCTGGCTTAGGGCACAAACTGGGCGACAGGTCACTGGAAGGCGCTGGGCATTTTTGCCTAGAAATATCCCTGTCTCTGTCCTTGTTTCTGTCtgcattcttctttatttttgactCCTCACTGtgggctctctctttctctgtgtgctccAGACATCCAAACAGACTGCTCTTATCACATCACCCTTCAGGAAATTGTTTCTGGTTCAAGAAGTCACACCCCAGCAAAAGAAATACCTTAGACAGCTCTCATAAGACATCCAAGGGACAAACTCTTGGGGGCACCGAGGGTGAGTTACTGGAAGACTGACACCACGGGGCGGTAACCAGATTTGGATTCTGCCTCTTGCCAACTCATTTGTTTAGATCCCCAttttgccatctgtaaaatgggactgtaCCTCCCCAACCCTGGCTCCAGATCTGAGGACCcctttataaagataaaaataaaaatcttgaaGAGAAAGGCCAAAATGTTTCCTAACCCTTTAAGAagatctttattttctcttgggGGCTCTCAAGGCCAAGTAAAGTTTGGCATGGGGACCCCTGCCTCGACTGCACAGACTCACGTGGTGCCGAGAAGACCTGGCTGCAGAGGGCCATGGGGCAGAGGAGGACGGCGAGGGCAGCTGCGGGCACCTTCATGATGCTGAACAGGCGGAGTGTGGCCTTGAGTGTGGGACTGGGCGCCCGCTGCTGCCTGCGTCCTTCTTTAGTGAGAGGCCATCCCCCCAGCTCTTTATAGGCAGCCCTGATGGATGGGGAAATGGAATCTGGGAGTGAGGAAGGAAATTTTTAAGCATAGTGATGCTTTCACACTAAGTGTTTCATAACTCAGGGTCCGTGGCAACCGCAGGGGCTCAGGATATCCAAGAATAGCTGCTGTCAGCTACAAGTCTCAGCCCGCAACGCATGACTTGTTCTGGTTTCATGTGAAGAAATGGGTTTCCCCTGTGAGCCGCAGGAGAGGGGTGTGTGTCCACCCAGGGCTATTCTCAGCTGGTCCCTTCCCCTAACAAATTCTCCAGCTCTGACCTTTCCACAGAGCTGAAACTGCTGTGTTTCCCCAGCTGCTCTAACCACAAGGATAGGGCAGGTGCGATACTGCCCTGGAGGGTGGCACAAGCTTCCCTTGGTTGCAAGGGACTGAATCAAGGAATCCCTGCTAGAGGGCTAGGAAGCATGAGGTCATGTTTCCgtcatttgtccattcatcagtCACCGAGTGACCAGGGGCACTGGGTTAAACACTAGTTGAAAATCATAAAGAGACATTAGATGTGGGTGTTAATATGTCAAGAGCCTAAAAATATTTATACCCACTAACCTAGAGATCACATTTCTAGGAAAGAGTTCTAAAGAAACCAGCCCAAATACGGAGTCATCTTCAGACAGGAAGGTGCTGACCCAGCAACATTTAGAACTCTAAATAAGGAAACCTAAATTTTCCTCTATCAGGGAATGATAAAGTCAGTTATGATATATCCACTGGAATGTTTTTTATTAAGCCCTTAAACTAAATGAAGTAGCATAAATATAATCATAACATCAGTTGTCAAAAAGTAAGATAAAAATTGTACCAGTTGTATAAGATGAagaattatacaaatatatatgtgtgtatatgtgtatatacacatatatgataaatattgtaaccataaatatgtgtgtgtgtgtgtgtatacacacacacggaTATATGGTCTAggcatggaaaaaataaaaagcattggaAATAAATGGCCAAAGCATCATTAGTACTTACCGTTGTGTGACAGATGAATGGgcgattttgttttcctttttttctggaattttctcaatttttttggaGTAAGAATGTATTACCTTCCTGGTCAGCCCACAGATTTATGAACACATTCTGTCTTAAAACATTTCCAACACCACCAGTTGGAAGGTAGGTTGTTGGCAATTGTttaatttgaaagaatttttgGATAAATATACTAAGGTTTCTTTCGAATGGCCTTTGCTAAAATGAAgtcttgatttccatttctctgaactATTTTGAGGAACCTGTAGGATATTTACATAAGTAATGCCAAATTTGGAGCAGTGTTCCTTTCCTATTCTTTTCAACTCATAATTTCAGTGGTGTGAAAGAGTATACTTTCTTAGCCAGacgtatatattttcttttccatcctttattatttattattacagAATTAGTAGGCATAAATCACATTTTACGTTGAGAAATAGATTTAGTTCTTTctaaggaacttttaaaaaatgttattgaagtatagttgatttacaatattgtgttaatttctgctgtacagcaaagtgattcagttatacatatatatatatatatatatatatatattcttttgaattatggtttatcCTTTCTAATGATCTTTATCCTCTAGGTGCCCCCAGTCTAGTAGGAGCAGGTAGAGTATAAACAGGTAACCACAGCACTTAACAGAAAGTGCTAAGATtcttaggagaaaaataaatgaaagctcaGAATGTGAGGAGGAGGGAGTCATGGTCTCCCTTAGGAGGATAGGGAAAGGTGTCACAGAAGGGGTGGAATTTTGATTGGGTCTTGAAAGAGACACAGGATTTGAACATATATAGATGGTGTGGCAGTAGATGGCTTGGCCAGCTAACGCAGAGTCACAggtgtgaaattgctgggtcagagggaGGAGTGAGTCCTTCAGAGTAACTGCACAGTGGAGGGGCAAATATGGATGAAGAAGCTACATTAGGACCAAACCAAGAGGGCTTTGAATTCCCGCAAAAGGAGTTAGAGCAATGGAGGTGATAAGACATAAGCAAAGTGAGACCACACCTTAGGAATTCTGTCCTTCCTGTGTCCGTAGAGTTACTTCTCTTAAAACACTTGGGCTGTGTTTCCATCCCATCCCTATGACTGCTAATACTGGTCCGAGGGAGGTGCAGCAAAGGCAAGATTTGGGGCAATGGCAGGTTTCACTGGGGCTGTAGCATCCAGCTGTCTTGCTTTGTTACTGTCAATTCCAAAAAAAGGAGTCTATCATTTGCTTCACTGGAAACTCTAGGTCACAGACAATGCCTCCTCCTCACATCCaccccctctgccccagccctcaATCGATACCCCGAATTGAATTCCCTCACTTACTTCCTGGGGGAACCCCCTTCACACTCGTGATTTAGTTTCTGAGAGCAGGCGTCTCTGAGTTGAGGGTgagaagaaggaaatggaaactGCTGAATCAATCACGTTTCTGATAACGGACTTTATTATTTACCTCTGCCATTACAGCACTTTCCACATTGTGTGATAGTTATCTATGCAATTGTCTCTTCAAAAATCTAGACCATGAcctgttgattttatttatttttaatttatttttagatttttattggagtatagtggatttacaatgttgtgttagtttctggtgtacagcaaagtgattcagttatatatattctttcatattcttttctgttaaggtttattccaagatattgaatatagttccctgtgctataagtaggtccttgttattttatgtatagtagtttgtgtctactaatcccaaactccttaatttatcccttctaccaccccgcccctgcctttcccctttggtaaccataagtttgttttctatgtctgtgagtctgtttctgttttgtaaataagttcattgtatcatattttagattccacatataagtgatatcatatgatatttgtctttctctgacttacttcacttagtatggtaatctctaggtccatccatgttgctgcaaatggcattatttcattctttatggctgagtagtattccattgtgcgtgtgtgtgtgtgtgtgtgtgtgtgtgtgtgtgtttgtgtgtgtgtataccacatctcctttattcattcatctgtcaatagacatttaggttgcttccatgtcttagctattgaaaatagtgctgctgtgaacattggggtgcttatttcttttcgaattagagttttcatcttttctggatacatgcccaggagtgggatttctggatcatatggtaactctattttttgttatttaaggaacctccatactgttttccatagtggctgtacaaatttatattcccaccaacagtgtaagagggttcccttttctctacaccctctccagcatttattatttgtagacattttaatgatggctattctgaccggtgtgaggtgatacctcattgtagttttgatttgcatttctctaataattagtgatgttgagcatcttttcatgtgccttttgcaTGTCCTGTTGATTTTAAACCAAATGCATACCATGTCTTGGTGGACTTAAACCAAATTCTAGCACATGTTGATTATAACATGGTTAATTTTCTGACATAGTCTCTATTTCttataattttgttctttttgataaatataaaattctatcTTAGTGATTATATATTTGTAAGATTTTTCGTATCAATCCTAAAACCAGGAAATAGCTCTTTgtcatatatgtttttatttgaatCAGGAAAATAACATACTTGTATCCGAAGTATGTGCTCCATATGCACATATTGAATGAATAATGTAAGGAAGCCTTAGGATGGTTGAGTTGGAAGGGTCTCAGACATTTCCTAGGAGGTAAATTAATGTTCCcaggtgaaatgacttgcccaggatcagAGAGATGGAATTAGTCAGTTTTACATTTCAGTGTCTGCATTATTTAACAATGTATCTCCAACAATAACCGCAATGCATTAATaagtatttggtgaatgaatggtTCATTAATTTGACTAACAGTATGTATTATGCCCAACGTCTCGCTAGGGAGTTGAAATACTAATATTATATAAAGGATCAGAAAGGCCATGGTGTCAAGGTCTTGATCTTTGGGGACCACCAAGATCTCTTAAGTGGTGATCACAGAAACTAGCCAACGGTCAACATGGTGGATCCTTCAGCATGGAGGGGCTTGACTTGTGTCCTAGCTTTCTGGTTCATTCCAGCCTCTTTGAGGCCCCACCTCAGTCCAGCAGAACGTCCCAGCCATGCGAACAGGGAATTCTGGCTGAATAATTCAGGTTCTGCAGCACCTCTGCCTTGTCTGGCTCCGCTCACCTCCTCATTGTTTCCTGTGCCCTGGCCCTGATGGATTGGTTTCCTTCCAGTTTCCGGTCCCATAGCTCTACATCCCCAGACGTCAATCTCAGCTCTCTCCCTTTGGCAGCAGTGGTTCCATGGATGGGTTCATTGATAATGACACCCTTTTTTGGCCCAGCCTTGGCCTCCTTTTTTTCAGCTGTGGTCCACAGAGTCAGGCTGCAGCAGGCTTGGCCCTGCCTTTCACATGGGCAGAGAAAATATCCTGGGGGCCCCTTTCTAGCATCCTAGAGAGACAGTGTCTCACTGACGCAGCCCCTTCTTTCCGCAGCCAGGCCCTTTCCTATCTTGAGTTCTTCTTGTCATTCTCCTCTggccattttgtgtgtgtgtgtgtgtgtgtgcgtgcgtgcacacgtgtgcacagaTCAGGGCGTACATCTTGGTACTGGATTAGATCCTTCCACCTGTCCCCCACTCCTCCTTCTGTAACTCAGTAAAAAGCATTCCCTCTTACCAAGCTTCCAAGCCAGAAAGCTGAGAGTCACCCttgactcctccctccccctcatctCCTCCATCTATTCAACTACTGACtctgttgtatacttgaaattaagTGTATCTACTTCTCATCTTTCCCATTGCCACTGTCTTAGGTGGGTCCTTGTCACTTCTTGTCATGACAACTCTAAGAGTGTCCTGTCAATTGTTTTTTCCTCCAGTTGCCTCTCTTCAACTTGTCCAACACAAGGCATTTGAAGTGATTTTGTTCAAATcggtctctgtctccctctgttgAAAACCCTTCAGTCTACCTTGTTTCCAGCATGAAATGGAAGCTTCCCCTCTGTGACCTGACCTCTGTCTCCTCCTTTGGCTTTGTTTCTTGCCACCTTCAGACTTCCTGGAAACAAAGACTCAGCTCTCTAAACTACATGTGATTCCTTAAAAATGCAGGTCTCTGCTCTGCTTTTTATGAACAAGGTGTCACTTGGCAAAGCACAATTTCCCCTTCTTGTAGATCACAGGACAGAGTGAAATTCCATAAGCATGGGTATATCCCGTGAAAGCTGCAGAGATTAGTATTTAGAACAAATAAAGGAAACCACTGTTTAATTCCCTTAATTTtctaaggaaaagagagaaatccaTGGATTGCactattcaaagacatgcaaaatgCAAAACCGAAAGATATTTTACATCATAATAACACAACTTTGGCTGTTAAACttttaacataaatttataagaaacacatttcccttttctgatttatttatgcTCTGGAGCCATACCTTCTTGGTGTCATTTCCAAATCTATCATGTACGAGCTGTGTGTTACTTACCCTTCAGTAGGTTActtacctctctgtgcttcagtgtcCTCATGTGTGAaaggggataataacagtacctacctcagagcactgctgtgaggatgaaatgcaTTAATATCTATAAAGGCTTAGAACATGACTGGCTCATAGTAAGTGTTATGCGTTAGTTACTATTATCATTATAACTGAAATATTTcaagtaatctattttatatattttaaaaagcacggGTCTCTTGTTCTTCGCCTGAATGACCCCACCCTCACACTCTTCCTGGTTAatcatccttcaagtctcagctcaatTTAGAATAGAGGAAAGTTAGAACAACCTGAATGGGCTCAGTAACAGAAtggttaaatataaattttggtaTAAAAGCTTGGACTATCCCCACACTGAAACATCATGcatgttaattttgtttttcataaagcttttcttttttattaaatttatttattttgggctgcgttgggtcttcgttgctgtgcgcaggctttctctagttgcggggagcgggggttactctttgttccggtgcgtgggcttcccattgttatggcttctcttgttgcggagcacgggctctaggtgtgtgggcttcagtagttgtggcacacgggcttcagtagttgtggctctcaggctctagagcgcgggctcagtagttgtggcgcacgggcttagttgctcctcagcatgtgggatcttcctggaccagggcacaaacccatgtcccctgcactggcaggcaggcggattcttaaccactgcgccaccagggaagccctgcccttcACCTTTGACAGCTAAAGAGCAGGCTGTGGCCGGTGACGAAGGCACATTTCCACTTTAAGAAGAGTGGGGCCAACACTGATGAATGGCTTCAACCAGCTCACTGTCCTATGGACTCCATCCTGAAACCTGCACTTCGAATAATTGTGTACTTATTTCTTCAATCTACAATCCAGTTTCTGCTTCCATTCTCCCCAAGGGATTTGGCTACCATATTGGCAAGACTAAAGGATTTACCTCTTCTTAGTTTATTGTCTTGGCAGAACGAACATATATTCCAGCTCACCTTGGCTTTGCAGTTGCAACATTCACACACAAGGAATTTTCTAGTTCCGGGCACTCCACTTCCTAGTGGCTAAGTCTCTTGGTCCCGGCACCCAATGGTCTCCCCTACACTTGCATCTCAGCGCTCTCCTTCCACAAAAGCACAGAATGTCGGGATTGCCCACCTCTGCTTCCTGCTCCTCAGCAGGTTTGTAATCTCTTCTGAGAGTCTGGTACCTTCAGAGACTTCCCACATGTGATCTCAAAGGGTCACACCTGTCAAAGAAGTTTAGTCATCTCTGGACCAGGAGTTGGAAGAAATTGGGTCTTGACCCATATCTTATGTAACCTTAATCAAGGTTTTTAACTTTTCTAGGTCTTGCTTCCTAATCTGAGCCATGGCAAAACAGATTGGGATCAGATAAAACCATAGACATGGATATGCTGAGGGAAATCAAAAGTACTAGGACCTTTGGAAGGTCTTGTTACTGCTGTGGCCAGTGGTCCTGCTTTCAGGACTactggggaggctgggaggacaAAATGATAAAACAGATGTGAAAATTCCCAGGATGGAGTGTCGAGCACAGTGGCCGTCAAGGGCGTGGGAGGCGAAACCTCTTATCAGCACGAGTGAGGGGAAGTGGAGGGCTTCCCAGCTCAGGAGTGAGGGGGTGGCCCACAGTATGCCCGTGGTGCTCTCTGGAACCATGGTTAACTCTCGCTGTCACTTCTCACATCCCTGAGCTGGAAAGAGCTGAGTCCTAGAATAGTATCCTTTACCATGAAACCACTGGGCATGTGGgttgaggaagaagaaggaggaggagagattcCCATCAAGGCTGGGGAATTATATTCTGGATAGAGTCTCAGATGCCTAGTTCATTCATACTTCATTTGGCTAAATGGACTTCACATCCTGAGTCCATGTTACCTATCACACCCCCTCCCATTAAAACTGGTAGATTGGGCTGCCTCTGGACACTTATTAGTACCTactgtgtagggcttccctggtggcgcagtggttaagaattcacctgccaatgcaggggacacgggttcaagccctggtccaggaagatcccacatgctgtggagcaactaagtccatccgccacaactactgagcccaagtgccacaactactgaagcccgcacgtctagagcccatgctctgcaacaagagaagccacccaatgagaagcctgagcactgcaacgaagtgtagcccccgctcgccgcaactagagaaaagctcacgtgcagcaacaaagacccaaggcagccaaaaataaaaataaataaataaataaataaataaataaataaataatacctaCTGTGTACACAGAGATAAGCATAACCCAGTTTCTGCATTAAGGAACTCCCTTTCTAGGAGGGGAGACAGCCAAGTAGACAGATATTTTATAGGTGATGTGATGGAGGTAGCACAAAGGGAGGTACAGAATTCAGTTGGGAGAGAGGTCAGGGAAGGTTCTCTAGAGGAGATGAGCACTTTTTTGGTTGTGTATTTGAGAGGCATTTGTTATCATTCTCTATCGACTATTACTTAGAAATGGCCTCAATGTATAAATCTTGGAGGCCATTGATTTAGCTAAACATTTTGACACAAGCCTTTGTACTCTCTATGTGAAAGTTCACTGTGTGAACACAGCATTATTGTTAAGACCTtcatgaataaaaaaattttgcctgggggcttcccgggtggcgcagtggttgagaatctgcctgccagttcaggggacgcgggttcgagccctggtctgggaggatcccgcatgccgcggagcaactaggcccgtgagccacaactactgagcctgcgcgtctggagcctgtgctccacaacgagaggctgcgatagtgagagccccgcgcaccgcaatgaggagtggcccccgcttgccgcagctggagaaagccctcgcacagaaacgaagacccaacacagccataaatggataaataaataaataaaattaaaaaaaaatttttgcctgCATGAGCCAAAGATCAAATCAAGACTAGGaggcaaaaatcaacaaacacaCTGTGTGGGTAATCACCCATTCTTATCTGTCATCATTCTTCTTATGTATTTTCATAAGAGCTATGTACTTCCATGGCTTGAAGATCAGCGCTCCCCACTCACGTAGACGGAGGTCTCCACGTCAAGGGCTCTTCCTTAGTGCACAGTGGATTTAGCCTTGACTTGGAACTATTCATTTACAACCAAGAGATGGTTTTCTCCATCCTTTGGGCTCTCTGATATTTTGTTTCTACCTCTGACATGACACATATCTTATTCCATCTCACAAGATAGTGATTTCTGTCACTGTCAACACCATCACTAGACTAAGGGCTCTGAGGGCAGCGATGGGTCATCATTCAGCTCTGTCTGTCCTGACAAAGAACAGGTAACTACTCAATTGGGTTGAATGGAAATGCCAGGATAACAAAGTCTGTGTAGATTCTGGGGACCACAAGACACATCCT
This Balaenoptera acutorostrata chromosome 20, mBalAcu1.1, whole genome shotgun sequence DNA region includes the following protein-coding sequences:
- the LOC103001880 gene encoding C-C motif chemokine 3-like, which gives rise to MKVPAAALAVLLCPMALCSQVFSAPLEADTLTACCFSYTAWQLPRKFVAAYFETSSQCSKPGVIFQTKRGRQLCANPSEDWVQEYITDLELNA